The proteins below are encoded in one region of Streptomyces marianii:
- a CDS encoding Lrp/AsnC family transcriptional regulator produces MDAVDLKILHELQADGRLSNQDLADRVRLSPSPCLRRVRRLEESGLISGYTAMVDQVAFGLPITVFVRVSLERHTAEAVNVFERHVGLIEHIQDCYLMAGSSDYLLRVVIESLEAYEVLVRTQIHAIPGIASIESSFAFGSVKQSRVYPRPGAPSRPAAGPR; encoded by the coding sequence ATGGACGCCGTCGATCTCAAGATCCTTCACGAGCTGCAGGCGGACGGTCGCCTGTCCAACCAGGACCTCGCGGACCGGGTGCGGCTGTCGCCCTCGCCCTGCCTGCGCCGGGTCCGCCGCCTCGAGGAGTCGGGTCTGATCAGCGGCTACACCGCCATGGTGGACCAGGTCGCCTTCGGCCTCCCGATCACCGTCTTCGTACGGGTCAGTCTGGAACGCCACACCGCCGAGGCGGTCAACGTGTTCGAGCGGCACGTCGGGCTCATCGAGCACATCCAGGACTGCTACCTGATGGCGGGCAGCAGCGACTACCTGCTCAGAGTCGTCATCGAAAGCCTTGAGGCGTACGAGGTCCTGGTGCGCACGCAGATCCACGCCATCCCCGGAATCGCGTCGATCGAGTCCAGCTTCGCGTTCGGGAGCGTCAAGCAGTCCAGGGTGTACCCCCGCCCCGGCGCACCGTCCCGCCCGGCGGCAGGTCCTCGTTGA
- the putP gene encoding sodium/proline symporter PutP: MSDVNPPITATFIVYVVAVIAVGVWAYTRTRTFADFALGGRRLSAPVAALSAGASDMSGWLFLALPGAVYAAGIGAGWIAVGLAIGTYLNWLFVAPRLRTYTERAGNAVSLSAYLEERFEDRTRMLRMVSAAVTVVFFTVYVASGLVAGGLLFEKVFGVDFELGVSLTALVIVVYSCLGGFLAVSTTHVMQGTLMFLALLVLPVIGIGALGGFGALENALGEKTPTLLEVGAEADYADGRWTAGGPLGAVAIISLLAWGLGYFGQPHILARFMGIRSALAVPAARRIGTGWVLVVLGGAVLVGLVGIGQLDTPLDNPETVYIALTQTLLNPWIAGVMLVAVLAAIMSTADSQLLVSSVALTEDFYRALLSRRASDKVLVWVGRGAVVVVILVACLIALKGGGVLNIVAYAWAGFGAAFGPVVLLSLYWPRMTWAGAMAGIVSGAATVLLWKEISPLLGPLDSGIYEMVPGVLVATAAALFFGRFVGRPPERAFWRMPGGGVSQLRLEPFLAHAPVGVAVLDTDLRYVWVNDVLGRLIPLERRLGRQVKEVLPELEAEAFEERMRTVLRTGAPVMDYEFRGPSYADPHQERAYSASFFGMKDRHGRHVGVWYMIINVTERWRAQERLALLSDAGARIGSTLDVTRTAQELADDAVPSLADFVAVDLLDSVMRGEEPAPGPVDSSPVIRRAAQKSVREGAPEARLAVGETVQRTPSSPVARCLLESRTLVEPILDASTSAWVAMDPTLGAVIREYKFRSIMVVPVRARGITLGAATFVRSRRLGPFEEGDARLAEELVSRAAVCVDNARRYTRERTAARSMQRYLLPQELTGGSALEVASWYFPAHAPSGVGGDWFDVIPLSGARVALVVGDVVGHGINAAATMGRLRTAVRTLANLDLPPDELLAHLDDLVIGLMEAPGSDESATSESDSVGAALMGATCLYAVYDPVSRQCALARAGHLPPVVVAPDGTADFLDLPAGPPLGLGSLPFESVELELAEGSLIGLYTDGLIEAPDRDVDVGLSLLGSALAVPGPTLEETGENAVDALLTGPPSDDAALLLARTRTLGSDQVATWDLPSDPAAVAHARGLAGRQLSDWGMDDLVFTIELIVSELVTNAIRHGTGPIGLRLIRDRGLICEVSDASSTSPRLRHARTTDEGGRGLLIVAQLARRWGTRYTKTGKIIWAEQAIPGGGTR; encoded by the coding sequence ATGTCCGATGTGAACCCGCCGATCACGGCCACGTTCATCGTCTACGTGGTCGCTGTGATCGCAGTAGGTGTCTGGGCGTACACCCGCACCCGCACCTTCGCCGACTTCGCCCTGGGCGGCCGCAGGCTCAGCGCGCCGGTCGCCGCGCTGTCCGCGGGCGCCAGCGACATGTCCGGCTGGCTGTTCCTGGCGCTTCCCGGAGCCGTCTACGCGGCCGGGATCGGGGCCGGCTGGATCGCTGTCGGCCTGGCGATCGGCACCTACCTCAACTGGCTGTTCGTCGCGCCGAGGCTGCGCACCTACACCGAGCGCGCCGGTAACGCCGTGAGCCTGTCGGCCTACCTGGAGGAGAGGTTCGAGGACCGCACCCGGATGCTCCGGATGGTCTCGGCGGCGGTCACCGTCGTGTTCTTCACCGTCTACGTCGCGAGTGGACTGGTGGCCGGCGGGCTGCTGTTCGAGAAGGTCTTCGGCGTCGACTTCGAGCTCGGCGTGTCGCTGACGGCCCTGGTGATCGTGGTGTACTCGTGCCTCGGCGGCTTCCTCGCCGTGAGCACGACGCACGTGATGCAGGGAACCCTGATGTTCCTCGCCCTGCTGGTGCTCCCCGTGATCGGTATCGGGGCGCTCGGGGGCTTCGGGGCGCTGGAGAACGCCCTCGGCGAGAAGACGCCGACCCTGCTGGAAGTGGGGGCCGAGGCCGACTATGCCGACGGCCGGTGGACGGCCGGGGGGCCGCTCGGCGCCGTCGCCATCATCTCGCTGCTCGCCTGGGGCCTCGGCTACTTCGGCCAGCCGCACATCCTGGCCCGCTTCATGGGCATCCGCAGCGCCCTCGCCGTCCCGGCGGCCCGGCGCATCGGCACGGGCTGGGTGCTCGTCGTGCTCGGCGGTGCCGTGCTCGTCGGCCTCGTGGGCATCGGGCAGCTCGACACGCCACTGGACAATCCGGAGACCGTCTACATCGCCCTGACCCAGACCCTGCTCAACCCCTGGATCGCCGGGGTGATGCTGGTCGCCGTACTGGCCGCGATCATGTCGACCGCGGACAGCCAGCTCCTCGTGTCGTCAGTCGCTCTCACGGAGGACTTCTACCGGGCCCTGCTCAGCCGGCGGGCCTCGGACAAGGTGCTGGTGTGGGTCGGTCGCGGCGCCGTGGTGGTGGTGATCCTGGTCGCCTGCCTGATCGCCCTCAAGGGTGGCGGAGTGCTGAACATCGTCGCCTATGCCTGGGCCGGCTTCGGAGCGGCCTTCGGGCCGGTCGTCCTCCTCTCGCTGTACTGGCCGCGGATGACATGGGCGGGGGCCATGGCGGGAATCGTGTCGGGCGCGGCCACGGTGCTCCTCTGGAAGGAGATCAGTCCGCTGCTCGGGCCGCTCGATTCGGGCATCTACGAGATGGTGCCGGGCGTGCTGGTCGCCACGGCCGCCGCGCTGTTCTTCGGCAGGTTCGTCGGCCGGCCGCCGGAGCGTGCCTTCTGGCGGATGCCGGGGGGCGGGGTGAGCCAGCTGAGGCTCGAGCCGTTTCTCGCGCACGCACCGGTCGGCGTGGCGGTCCTCGACACGGATCTGCGGTACGTCTGGGTGAACGACGTGCTGGGGCGGCTGATCCCCCTCGAACGGCGGCTCGGGCGGCAGGTCAAGGAAGTGCTGCCCGAGCTGGAGGCGGAGGCGTTCGAGGAGAGGATGCGGACGGTCCTCCGGACCGGGGCTCCGGTGATGGACTACGAGTTCCGCGGGCCCAGCTACGCCGATCCCCACCAGGAGCGTGCGTACTCGGCCTCGTTCTTCGGGATGAAGGACCGCCACGGTCGCCACGTGGGCGTCTGGTACATGATCATCAACGTCACCGAGCGCTGGCGGGCCCAGGAGCGACTGGCCCTGCTGAGCGACGCCGGCGCCCGGATCGGCAGCACGCTGGATGTCACCCGAACGGCACAGGAACTGGCCGACGACGCCGTGCCGTCCCTCGCCGACTTCGTCGCAGTCGACCTGCTGGACTCCGTCATGAGGGGTGAGGAACCCGCCCCGGGGCCCGTCGACTCCAGCCCCGTCATCCGCCGTGCGGCGCAGAAGTCGGTGCGTGAGGGCGCTCCGGAGGCGAGACTGGCCGTGGGGGAGACGGTCCAGCGCACCCCCTCGTCCCCTGTCGCCCGGTGCCTGCTGGAAAGCCGGACCCTGGTGGAGCCGATCCTGGACGCCTCCACCAGCGCGTGGGTGGCCATGGACCCGACGCTGGGCGCCGTCATCCGCGAGTACAAGTTCCGCTCGATCATGGTGGTGCCGGTACGGGCCCGCGGCATCACCCTGGGCGCGGCGACGTTCGTCCGCTCCCGGCGCCTGGGCCCCTTCGAGGAGGGCGACGCACGTCTCGCCGAGGAGCTGGTCTCCCGTGCTGCGGTGTGTGTCGACAACGCGCGCCGCTACACCCGCGAGCGCACCGCGGCCCGCTCGATGCAGCGCTATCTGCTTCCGCAGGAGCTGACGGGAGGATCCGCTCTGGAGGTGGCCTCCTGGTACTTCCCGGCACACGCGCCCAGTGGCGTGGGGGGTGACTGGTTCGACGTGATTCCGCTGTCCGGGGCCCGGGTCGCACTGGTCGTCGGGGACGTGGTCGGCCACGGGATCAATGCCGCGGCCACCATGGGGCGGCTGCGGACGGCGGTGCGCACGCTCGCCAACCTGGACCTTCCCCCCGACGAGTTGCTGGCCCATCTGGACGACCTGGTCATCGGCCTCATGGAGGCGCCCGGCAGTGACGAGTCGGCGACGTCCGAGAGCGACAGCGTGGGGGCCGCGCTGATGGGGGCCACCTGCCTGTACGCCGTGTACGACCCGGTCAGCAGGCAGTGCGCGCTCGCCCGGGCCGGTCACCTCCCGCCCGTGGTCGTCGCCCCCGACGGCACCGCCGACTTCCTGGACCTGCCCGCGGGACCGCCGCTCGGTCTGGGATCGCTGCCCTTCGAATCCGTCGAACTCGAGCTGGCCGAGGGCAGCCTGATCGGGCTCTACACCGACGGCCTCATCGAGGCCCCCGACCGGGACGTCGACGTCGGTCTCTCCCTGCTGGGCAGCGCTCTCGCGGTCCCCGGTCCGACGCTTGAGGAGACCGGCGAGAACGCGGTCGACGCCCTGCTCACCGGTCCGCCGTCCGACGACGCCGCGCTGCTCCTCGCCCGGACCCGCACCCTGGGTTCCGACCAGGTTGCCACCTGGGACCTGCCCTCCGACCCCGCCGCCGTCGCGCATGCCCGCGGTCTCGCCGGACGGCAGTTGTCCGATTGGGGAATGGACGATCTCGTGTTCACCATCGAGCTGATCGTCAGTGAGCTGGTCACCAACGCCATCCGCCACGGGACCGGACCGATCGGTCTTCGTCTGATCCGGGACCGCGGCCTGATCTGCGAGGTTTCCGACGCCAGCAGCACCTCGCCGCGACTGCGCCACGCCAGGACCACCGACGAGGGAGGGCGGGGGCTGCTGATCGTCGCTCAGCTCGCCCGACGGTGGGGCACGCGCTACACGAAGACAGGCAAGATCATCTGGGCGGAACAGGCGATTCCCGGCGGAGGGACGAGGTGA
- a CDS encoding DUF1015 domain-containing protein, translating into MPTHALPHSTGLQLRPFQAMRYDPVQVGDLSHVVCPPYDDIGPVRARSLRATRIRPWPP; encoded by the coding sequence ATGCCAACTCATGCTCTGCCGCACTCAACCGGCCTGCAGCTGCGGCCCTTTCAAGCCATGCGCTACGACCCGGTCCAGGTCGGCGACCTGTCCCACGTGGTCTGCCCGCCGTACGACGACATCGGACCCGTCCGTGCACGCTCCCTGCGCGCGACGCGGATCAGGCCGTGGCCACCGTGA
- a CDS encoding IS1634 family transposase, which translates to MYVKTTKRENKSGTVRYLHLAHNEWDPVKGRAVPKVLFTFGREDDLDRDAVRRLVASLSRLLEPGEALASTAAGDLEFVSSVPFGGTYVLDHLWRRLRIDRIVGQVGQPKRGRRRDMSMTERVLFSLVANRALAPSSKLAAADWVTHDVHVEGLPAIDDDACYRAMDWLHEVTDDLEKRVFDEVANLLNLEVDLLFFDTTSTYFELEEADGPVARDDKGRLLTDDRPPAEEDGESADQAGFRAFGKSKDSRDDLPQIVIGMAVTRDGIPVRVWSWPGNTGDSKLIRQVKDDMRDWTLSKIVWVTDRGFSSERNRRYLRQGDNAYIVGEKLRSGSPEVKAALSRQGRYGEIAQNMRVKEVRISDTERFVICHNPEAATRDQHIREQLVSQLTTLIEDTDKLSDFKRGELRGKIADKPGLNRYLRTTPSGKLRIDTAKIKTEENLDGKYLLRCSDPDLSAEDIALGYKQLLEVERGWRDMKQIIDLRPVYHRLEERIRAHVVLCWLALLLIRIIETSADATWTTVRRELDRLHLGTFTGPTGLFRQVTALTKPQRDLLAKLNIPAPKQIIALEPAPR; encoded by the coding sequence GTGTATGTGAAGACGACGAAGCGGGAGAACAAGTCCGGCACGGTCCGGTACCTGCACCTGGCCCACAACGAGTGGGATCCGGTAAAGGGCCGGGCGGTCCCGAAGGTGCTGTTCACGTTCGGCCGTGAGGACGACCTCGACCGGGACGCAGTGAGGCGCCTGGTCGCGTCTCTATCGAGGCTGCTGGAGCCGGGTGAGGCACTGGCGTCGACGGCGGCGGGTGACCTGGAGTTCGTCTCGTCGGTCCCGTTCGGCGGCACCTATGTCCTCGATCATCTCTGGCGTCGGCTGAGGATCGACAGGATCGTCGGGCAGGTCGGGCAGCCCAAACGGGGCCGGCGCCGGGACATGTCGATGACCGAGCGGGTGCTGTTCTCCCTGGTCGCGAACCGGGCCCTGGCTCCGTCGTCCAAGCTGGCCGCCGCGGACTGGGTCACGCACGACGTGCATGTCGAGGGCCTGCCGGCCATCGACGACGACGCCTGCTACCGGGCGATGGACTGGCTCCACGAGGTGACCGACGACCTGGAGAAGCGGGTGTTCGACGAGGTCGCGAACCTCCTCAACCTCGAGGTCGACCTGCTGTTCTTCGACACCACCAGCACCTACTTCGAACTGGAGGAGGCCGACGGACCCGTCGCCCGCGACGACAAGGGCCGCCTCCTGACGGACGACCGCCCACCCGCTGAAGAGGACGGCGAGAGCGCGGATCAGGCCGGGTTCCGTGCCTTCGGCAAGTCGAAGGACTCCCGCGACGACCTGCCGCAGATCGTGATCGGGATGGCCGTCACGAGGGACGGGATCCCGGTCCGCGTCTGGTCCTGGCCCGGCAACACCGGTGACAGCAAGCTGATCCGGCAGGTCAAGGACGACATGCGGGACTGGACCCTCAGCAAGATCGTGTGGGTCACCGACCGGGGATTCTCCAGCGAACGCAACCGCCGCTACCTCCGCCAGGGCGACAACGCCTACATCGTCGGCGAGAAACTCCGCTCAGGCAGCCCGGAGGTGAAGGCCGCCCTGTCCCGCCAGGGCCGCTACGGCGAGATCGCCCAGAACATGCGGGTCAAGGAGGTGCGGATCTCCGACACCGAACGGTTCGTGATCTGCCACAACCCCGAAGCCGCCACCCGTGACCAGCACATACGCGAACAACTCGTCTCCCAGCTCACGACCCTGATCGAAGACACCGACAAGCTCAGCGACTTCAAGCGTGGCGAACTCCGCGGCAAGATCGCCGACAAGCCCGGCCTCAACCGCTACCTCCGCACCACCCCGTCCGGCAAGCTCCGCATCGACACCGCGAAGATCAAGACCGAGGAGAACCTCGACGGCAAGTACCTGCTGCGATGCTCCGACCCGGACCTGTCCGCCGAGGACATCGCACTCGGATACAAGCAGCTCCTCGAAGTCGAGCGGGGCTGGCGGGACATGAAGCAGATCATCGACCTGCGGCCCGTCTATCACCGGCTCGAGGAACGCATACGCGCACACGTCGTCCTCTGCTGGCTCGCCCTCCTGTTGATCCGCATCATCGAGACCAGCGCCGACGCGACCTGGACGACCGTCCGCCGCGAGCTCGACCGGCTCCACCTCGGTACGTTCACCGGCCCTACCGGCCTGTTCCGCCAGGTCACCGCCCTCACCAAGCCCCAGAGGGACCTGCTGGCCAAGCTCAACATCCCCGCACCGAAGCAGATCATCGCGCTCGAACCCGCACCCCGCTGA
- a CDS encoding aminotransferase class V-fold PLP-dependent enzyme — protein sequence MDWDALRAQFRLEPGWVNLALFYLASHPRVVRDAVDHLSAQVDANPLSVPSGLALPDGPTGWPRVRQALAAYLGGRAEDIAMTASTSIGLGVVYNGVATRPGQEFLLTEYDHISHRTAARLAAEKHGNTVRLVSWFADPATATVDGIAAAVGEAIRPNTRVVGITWVQSSTGLRMPVRAVAEVVRRANEGRSPADRCLLVVDGVHGLAAVDEDAAGLGADVVIAGTHKWLFGPRGTGLVWVAPDVLEQLRPTFVSFIKGGGAAPLSPGGFLAFEHAFALPVAVALHEQLGRARVAARITQLSTQAKQGLSRIRGVTVHTPAAPELSAGINCFSVAGHTHQQVVDHAAADRVRLSTSAYTRIGTAVINTPAEIDTALSSLADLTR from the coding sequence GTGGACTGGGACGCCTTGCGGGCGCAGTTTCGTCTGGAGCCGGGATGGGTGAACCTTGCGTTGTTCTACCTGGCCTCGCATCCGAGGGTGGTGCGGGATGCGGTGGATCATCTGAGCGCACAGGTCGACGCCAATCCGCTGTCGGTGCCCTCGGGCTTGGCGCTGCCCGACGGTCCGACCGGATGGCCCCGGGTACGGCAGGCGCTCGCGGCCTATCTGGGAGGCCGGGCCGAGGACATCGCGATGACGGCGAGCACGAGTATCGGGCTGGGTGTCGTCTACAACGGCGTCGCGACCCGTCCGGGACAGGAGTTCCTGTTGACGGAGTATGACCACATCTCCCATCGCACCGCCGCCCGGCTCGCCGCCGAAAAGCACGGCAACACGGTGCGGCTGGTCTCCTGGTTCGCGGATCCGGCCACCGCGACGGTGGATGGCATCGCGGCGGCGGTCGGCGAGGCGATCCGCCCGAACACCAGAGTCGTGGGGATCACCTGGGTGCAGTCCAGCACGGGGCTTCGGATGCCGGTGCGTGCGGTGGCCGAGGTGGTGCGCCGGGCCAATGAAGGACGCAGTCCTGCCGACCGGTGCCTGCTGGTCGTCGACGGCGTGCACGGGCTGGCGGCGGTCGACGAGGATGCCGCCGGCCTGGGCGCGGACGTAGTGATCGCCGGAACTCACAAATGGCTGTTCGGTCCGAGAGGAACGGGGCTGGTCTGGGTGGCACCGGATGTCCTCGAGCAACTGCGGCCCACGTTCGTGAGCTTCATCAAGGGCGGGGGAGCAGCGCCTCTGTCGCCCGGCGGGTTTCTGGCGTTCGAGCATGCCTTCGCCCTTCCGGTGGCCGTGGCACTGCATGAGCAGCTGGGCCGAGCACGCGTCGCCGCTCGCATCACACAGCTGTCGACCCAGGCGAAACAAGGACTGAGCCGTATCCGCGGGGTCACCGTGCACACTCCTGCCGCCCCGGAACTGTCAGCGGGCATCAACTGTTTCAGTGTGGCAGGCCACACCCATCAGCAGGTCGTCGACCACGCCGCCGCCGACCGCGTGCGGCTGTCCACGTCGGCCTACACCCGCATCGGCACCGCCGTCATCAACACTCCAGCAGAGATCGACACCGCACTCAGCAGCCTGGCTGATCTCACCCGCTGA
- a CDS encoding multicopper oxidase family protein, which yields MRTPNRRAVLGAGLAIAGTGLLNACSGSMSGMDHSGHDAGSSAAPEGYVTPDGQEVADGEAKRKPGPQRKVKLTAVETPLDLGGRTVRSWAYGDRLPGQEVRVTAGDTLALTLANHLPQTTSIHWHGLAMRNDMDGVPGLTQRGIKPGASFDYRFAVTHPGTYWFHPHSGVQQDRGLYAPLIVEDPKEPLQYDKEWVVVLDDWVDGVDGTTPDTVLAELSKGMGGMDMDDSGGMDHGSGHDMGTMSTTTEKAPSPKPSGPPRMMMGATSTLLGGDAGDVAYPYYLVNGRTSHDPQTFQAKPGDRIRLRIINAGGDTAFRIALGGHAMTITHTDGFPVEHATTDALLLGMGERYDVLVTAKDGVFPLTALAEGKLQNGMAILRTGAGAAPTPSVRPKELSGKVLRAGQLKAADVVRLKAGKPDRTLELKLTGGMAKYDWAINGKKYDPAQRHPVRSGERVRLSFVNDTEMWHPMHLHGHTFALADGGPRKDTAIVLPGKTLDVDFDADNPGLWMIHCHNVYHAESGMMTVLGYRKQA from the coding sequence ATGCGCACGCCCAACCGACGCGCCGTACTCGGCGCGGGACTCGCCATCGCCGGCACCGGACTACTGAACGCCTGCTCCGGCTCCATGAGCGGTATGGACCACTCCGGCCATGACGCCGGTTCATCGGCCGCCCCAGAAGGCTATGTGACCCCTGACGGCCAGGAGGTCGCCGACGGTGAAGCCAAGCGCAAGCCCGGTCCTCAGCGGAAGGTGAAGCTCACCGCCGTCGAGACCCCGCTTGACCTCGGCGGCCGTACCGTCAGGTCCTGGGCGTATGGAGACCGGCTGCCGGGCCAGGAAGTCCGTGTCACCGCGGGTGACACGCTCGCCCTCACACTCGCCAACCACCTGCCGCAGACCACGTCCATCCACTGGCACGGCCTGGCGATGCGCAACGACATGGACGGCGTACCCGGCCTCACCCAGCGCGGTATCAAGCCGGGCGCGTCCTTCGACTACCGCTTCGCGGTCACCCACCCCGGCACCTACTGGTTCCACCCGCATTCCGGCGTCCAGCAGGACCGCGGCCTGTACGCCCCGCTCATCGTCGAGGACCCCAAGGAGCCGCTGCAATACGACAAGGAGTGGGTCGTCGTTCTCGACGACTGGGTCGACGGGGTCGACGGCACCACTCCGGATACCGTCCTCGCCGAGCTCAGCAAGGGCATGGGCGGGATGGACATGGATGACTCGGGCGGCATGGACCACGGCAGCGGACACGACATGGGCACCATGTCGACGACCACTGAAAAGGCGCCCTCCCCCAAGCCATCAGGCCCGCCCCGGATGATGATGGGCGCCACCAGCACTCTCCTCGGTGGTGACGCGGGCGACGTCGCCTACCCCTACTACCTGGTCAACGGACGCACGTCGCACGACCCGCAGACGTTCCAGGCCAAGCCCGGCGACCGCATCCGGCTACGCATCATCAACGCGGGGGGTGACACCGCCTTCCGCATCGCCCTCGGCGGCCACGCCATGACCATCACCCACACCGACGGCTTCCCCGTCGAGCACGCCACCACCGACGCGCTGCTGCTCGGCATGGGCGAACGCTACGACGTCCTGGTCACCGCGAAGGACGGCGTCTTCCCGCTCACCGCACTCGCCGAGGGCAAGCTACAGAACGGGATGGCGATCCTGCGCACTGGCGCAGGCGCGGCGCCCACACCGTCCGTACGCCCCAAGGAACTCAGCGGGAAAGTACTCCGAGCGGGCCAGTTGAAGGCGGCCGACGTGGTCCGTCTGAAGGCCGGCAAGCCCGACCGTACGCTCGAGTTGAAGCTCACCGGAGGTATGGCCAAGTACGACTGGGCCATCAACGGCAAGAAGTACGACCCGGCACAGAGGCACCCGGTCCGCTCGGGCGAGCGCGTGCGGCTGTCATTCGTCAACGACACCGAGATGTGGCACCCCATGCACCTGCACGGCCACACGTTCGCGCTTGCGGACGGCGGCCCGCGCAAAGACACCGCGATCGTGCTGCCGGGCAAGACACTGGACGTCGACTTCGACGCCGACAACCCGGGCCTGTGGATGATCCACTGCCACAACGTGTACCACGCCGAATCCGGGATGATGACCGTCCTCGGGTACCGCAAACAGGCGTGA
- a CDS encoding SbtR family transcriptional regulator, whose product MPWCPSWGEPPITAQPLRASRRQRAAESDAWPSLAAGCCRTRCSFLHRGERVAHAQQQLTDLFRDLLIDVAAAGQLRDDVTPAELATYCLHALTAAGSLPSEAAVRRLVAVTLTGLRPAH is encoded by the coding sequence GTGCCGTGGTGTCCGTCCTGGGGCGAGCCGCCCATCACGGCGCAGCCGCTCCGCGCTTCCCGGCGTCAGCGAGCCGCCGAGTCAGATGCTTGGCCCTCCCTGGCCGCCGGTTGTTGCCGTACCCGCTGCTCGTTCCTGCACCGAGGGGAGCGAGTCGCCCACGCGCAGCAGCAACTCACCGACCTCTTCCGGGACCTGCTGATCGACGTTGCCGCCGCAGGACAACTGCGGGACGACGTCACGCCCGCCGAACTCGCGACCTACTGCCTCCACGCCCTCACCGCGGCCGGCAGCCTGCCGTCCGAAGCCGCGGTCCGGCGACTCGTAGCGGTCACTCTGACCGGGCTGCGCCCCGCGCACTGA
- a CDS encoding CbtA family protein, whose protein sequence is MNSATVRALLVRGMIAGVLAGLAAFGFAFLVGEPSVDAAIAFESAHSQEHGEEELVSRALQSTAGLATAALVYGIALGGITALAFCFAMGRIGRFGARATAALIALGGFVTVALVPFLKYPASPPAVGDPATLDQRTALFLLMIALSVLLAVGALLLGRGLAPRWGSWNAAVAAGAAFVTVLAVAMAFLPAGDALPEHFPAAVLWEFRLASLGVQALLWAALGLILGPLAARVLEPRGAQRPTSEDPTAPPASAPAH, encoded by the coding sequence ATGAACTCCGCCACCGTTCGCGCCCTGTTGGTACGTGGCATGATCGCGGGAGTCCTGGCCGGACTGGCCGCCTTCGGCTTCGCCTTCCTGGTGGGCGAACCGAGCGTTGACGCCGCCATCGCCTTCGAGTCCGCGCACTCCCAGGAACACGGCGAAGAGGAACTGGTCAGCCGCGCCTTGCAGTCGACCGCGGGACTGGCCACGGCCGCCCTCGTCTACGGCATCGCTCTCGGCGGTATCACCGCCCTGGCGTTCTGCTTCGCAATGGGTCGCATCGGCCGCTTCGGCGCCAGGGCCACCGCGGCCCTGATCGCCCTGGGCGGCTTCGTCACCGTCGCTCTGGTGCCCTTCCTGAAGTACCCTGCCAGCCCGCCCGCCGTCGGCGACCCGGCGACCCTCGACCAGCGCACCGCGCTGTTCCTCCTGATGATCGCCCTCAGCGTGCTGCTGGCGGTCGGCGCGCTGCTGCTCGGCCGTGGCCTCGCACCGCGCTGGGGCTCCTGGAACGCCGCGGTGGCGGCAGGCGCCGCGTTCGTAACGGTCCTTGCGGTCGCCATGGCGTTCCTCCCGGCCGGGGATGCGCTCCCCGAGCACTTCCCGGCCGCGGTGCTTTGGGAGTTCCGGCTCGCCTCGCTGGGTGTCCAGGCACTGCTCTGGGCAGCCCTGGGGCTGATCCTCGGCCCGCTCGCGGCACGGGTCCTGGAACCCCGGGGCGCGCAGCGGCCGACGTCGGAGGACCCGACGGCGCCGCCCGCATCGGCTCCGGCACACTGA
- a CDS encoding CbtB domain-containing protein, producing MAQPAITPAPLAPPPVAKLPARAVLPWAAFFGLLMLVLLYFVGAEQGALSVFSGENVHEWVHDGRHLLGFPCH from the coding sequence GTGGCTCAGCCCGCCATCACCCCTGCCCCCCTTGCCCCGCCCCCCGTGGCGAAACTGCCGGCGCGGGCCGTCCTGCCCTGGGCCGCCTTCTTCGGCCTGCTGATGCTCGTGCTGCTCTACTTCGTGGGCGCGGAGCAGGGCGCCCTCTCCGTGTTCTCCGGCGAGAACGTCCACGAGTGGGTGCACGACGGCCGACACCTGCTGGGCTTCCCCTGCCACTGA
- a CDS encoding histidine phosphatase family protein, whose product MTIRLSLLCAAAGPAVREARFGHGLLDERGMQEARTVAGALPEASLRYRAPSARCEQTTKAVGIPAAVEPALRDCDFGRWSGRKLEDVAATDPEGISAWMTDPDATPHGGESMSSLLLRVGIWMDSLPEDSGRVLAVVEPAVVRAAAVHALNAPPAALWRVDVPPLSLLTLTGRAGRWNLRLSVVCPLPGAPSPGLSP is encoded by the coding sequence ATGACGATCCGGCTCTCCCTGCTGTGCGCCGCCGCGGGCCCTGCGGTGCGCGAGGCCCGGTTCGGCCACGGTCTGCTGGACGAGCGGGGGATGCAAGAGGCCCGCACGGTGGCGGGCGCGCTGCCTGAGGCGTCGCTGCGTTACAGGGCGCCCTCAGCACGGTGCGAGCAGACCACAAAGGCGGTGGGAATCCCCGCAGCCGTCGAGCCCGCCCTGCGCGACTGTGACTTCGGCCGCTGGAGCGGCCGCAAGCTGGAGGACGTGGCCGCGACCGATCCCGAGGGCATCTCCGCATGGATGACTGATCCGGACGCGACACCGCACGGTGGAGAGTCCATGTCCTCCCTCCTCCTGCGCGTCGGCATCTGGATGGACAGCCTGCCCGAAGACTCCGGACGGGTTCTCGCTGTCGTGGAGCCCGCCGTCGTACGCGCCGCAGCCGTTCACGCCCTGAACGCTCCGCCCGCGGCTTTGTGGCGCGTTGACGTGCCCCCGCTGTCCCTTCTCACGCTCACCGGGCGAGCGGGACGCTGGAACCTGCGGCTGAGCGTGGTTTGCCCTCTGCCCGGGGCGCCGTCACCCGGCCTCTCTCCATAG